One window of Cohnella hashimotonis genomic DNA carries:
- a CDS encoding Gfo/Idh/MocA family protein, giving the protein MLKVGLIGIGFIGRAHLDQYLRLEQEDYPIRVTAICDTDPKKFEGEFTEGNIGVGNADYDFSKYRLYTNLDDMLASESFDYVDIALPTFLHDAVAIQVLKKGFNVLCEKPMALDSKRCKAMLEAAGRSGKHLMIGQCLRFWPAYEYLKDCVDKSVWGAVRSARFYRGSSAPVWSNQNWLLDESRSGGALVDFHVHDADMIRWLFGNPASVSALGRNVYPGSGYDILSAQYVYPDGKIVSAEADWSLPPSIPFEMSYRVGFDEAAVVFTGGKVTVYPKEGSAFTPELSADTGFYREIVYLADCLLNGRVPSVSPGDDVAASIRLVEAEKRSADGGGKWIKLK; this is encoded by the coding sequence ATGTTAAAGGTAGGACTTATCGGCATCGGTTTTATCGGAAGGGCGCATCTCGACCAGTATTTGCGGCTTGAGCAGGAGGATTATCCCATCCGCGTTACGGCCATTTGCGATACGGATCCCAAGAAATTCGAAGGCGAATTTACCGAGGGCAATATCGGGGTGGGCAACGCCGATTACGATTTTTCCAAATACCGTTTATATACGAATCTGGACGACATGCTCGCCTCTGAATCGTTCGATTACGTGGACATCGCGCTGCCGACGTTTTTGCATGACGCGGTCGCGATTCAGGTGCTGAAGAAGGGATTTAACGTCCTCTGCGAAAAACCGATGGCGCTCGATTCCAAGCGCTGCAAAGCGATGCTCGAGGCGGCGGGGAGAAGCGGCAAGCATTTGATGATCGGCCAATGTCTTCGCTTCTGGCCGGCTTACGAATACTTGAAGGATTGCGTAGACAAGAGCGTGTGGGGCGCTGTCAGGTCTGCGCGCTTCTATAGGGGCAGCAGCGCGCCGGTCTGGTCGAACCAGAACTGGCTGCTGGACGAATCGCGAAGCGGCGGGGCATTGGTCGATTTTCACGTGCATGATGCGGACATGATCCGGTGGCTGTTCGGAAATCCGGCTTCCGTCTCCGCGCTCGGACGTAATGTGTATCCGGGCAGCGGCTACGACATTCTCTCGGCGCAATACGTTTACCCCGACGGCAAGATCGTATCCGCCGAGGCGGACTGGTCGCTGCCGCCGAGCATTCCGTTCGAGATGTCGTACCGCGTGGGATTCGACGAAGCCGCCGTTGTGTTTACGGGAGGCAAGGTGACTGTATATCCCAAAGAAGGTTCTGCTTTTACGCCGGAGCTGTCCGCGGATACGGGTTTTTACCGGGAGATCGTCTACTTGGCCGATTGCTTGCTGAACGGGCGAGTTCCGTCCGTCTCGCCGGGAGACGACGTAGCGGCTTCGATTCGTCTGGTGGAAGCCGAGAAAAGATCAGCCGACGGCGGAGGCAAGTGGATCAAGCTTAAATAA
- a CDS encoding aminotransferase class V-fold PLP-dependent enzyme, which yields MESLLNKQLFIGMEQCAWFYSGAETPPLKGSMDAINDYMTRRSEGPAGRENNAAIEASCKANLALLLGGKPDHISFLSNSSEIISTIAGAVAFRPGDNVVVNRLEFPSGVLPWLVLQDRGIEVRFVEHANWRVTPDDIMAEVDDRTRLVITSHVSYLSGARLDYRALYQRLKETDTLLLLDATQSLGAVPVDMNETDFLVCSSYKWLLGIHGIGILGVNPVRLEAFMPRSVGWRSVTDMFAPIRRSSYEFHRDAKRFETGYPSYPTIYALNYSTKLLLDTGIERIENHILRLGDELIGKLEAMGFTIITPQEPQLRAGNVCVASDRGEAVSEYLQKQGIYLWGGDGRFRASIHSFNDSADVDRLIGALSGARETA from the coding sequence TTGGAATCCTTGCTGAACAAGCAGCTTTTTATCGGAATGGAGCAATGCGCCTGGTTTTATAGCGGGGCGGAGACGCCGCCGCTCAAGGGAAGCATGGATGCGATTAACGACTATATGACCAGGCGGAGCGAAGGACCGGCAGGACGGGAAAACAATGCGGCCATCGAGGCGTCCTGCAAGGCGAATCTAGCGCTTCTGCTTGGAGGAAAGCCCGATCATATCAGCTTTCTGTCCAATTCTTCGGAGATCATCTCCACGATCGCGGGCGCCGTTGCGTTTCGCCCCGGAGACAATGTCGTCGTCAACCGGCTGGAATTTCCGTCGGGCGTCCTTCCGTGGCTCGTGCTGCAGGACCGGGGCATCGAAGTGAGGTTCGTGGAGCACGCGAATTGGCGCGTGACGCCGGACGATATTATGGCCGAGGTAGACGATCGGACCCGGCTCGTCATTACGAGCCATGTCAGTTATTTGTCGGGCGCGCGCCTCGATTATCGAGCGTTGTACCAACGCCTGAAGGAGACGGACACGCTGCTCCTGCTCGATGCCACGCAATCGCTGGGCGCGGTGCCCGTCGATATGAACGAAACCGATTTTCTGGTGTGCAGCTCCTATAAATGGCTCCTCGGTATTCATGGCATCGGAATCCTGGGCGTCAATCCGGTCCGGCTGGAGGCGTTCATGCCGCGTTCGGTCGGCTGGCGCAGCGTTACGGATATGTTTGCCCCGATCAGGCGTAGCAGCTATGAATTCCATCGCGATGCCAAACGGTTCGAGACCGGCTATCCGAGCTATCCGACGATCTATGCGCTTAATTATTCGACAAAGCTGCTGCTGGATACCGGAATCGAACGTATCGAAAACCATATTTTGCGGCTGGGGGATGAATTGATCGGCAAGCTCGAAGCGATGGGCTTCACGATCATTACGCCGCAAGAGCCGCAGCTGCGGGCCGGCAACGTATGCGTCGCCTCCGACCGGGGGGAAGCGGTATCCGAGTATCTTCAGAAGCAAGGCATCTATTTATGGGGGGGCGACGGGCGGTTCCGCGCTTCGATTCACTCCTTCAACGACAGCGCGGACGTGGACCGGTTGATCGGCGCTTTGTCCGGCGCGAGAGAAACCGCTTAA
- a CDS encoding FlgD immunoglobulin-like domain containing protein has product MNQAKKAFVLLTIWLAIFIFWGTGRTSAADSDFIVEENQFQYYNDGVTVADASALNGSAGKMLNTSVNWNITHVRSDFSALQPGKSYDVFFRIKVNHVPAAPSGNAFEFGVWDNTYGDYILPQKAVPASATQDMTWKEFRAGTFVPNAGVNQLVFFVAGTNNASQISEIYVDQIILRPHAPIDIQDSDFILSGSSVLTASPLASNNSAAILYNGAGSNWNVQAPIDGTKLRTDETYDVTAVVQIDRSNWNASAGDILGVLLYDTTTGTYVVPPKVYTTASPETQDKFKFYIGIKINAAPLALNPTHVYRVGFYQVNNASNFPSVKIDTVTVSEAQVNDNPAQSITVKPYKISPGNQDDLNDAAGITYSLAAPQTISAKIVDSSGSLVKTLVSGASQSGTVKISWDGRNNANAIVANGMYKVVVSNAGGELYRKNIQVITGVTLSAPVAPAPFVARGTWFEGGEIPYQSAARISYLNNSFQDLKDADMNVVSIANWVGPAAVYTDTLDRAAAYGIKVMAFPMAYAVFSNPALENDEIALYNEINDKIGPIKNHAALYAYVLKDEPMNLDAENAIFLRNAKRITETIDPNHQALIDYVAPEYTEFHYDIQRTQTLLTDPYGAALGYPVGDFTHYMNHPYYSNIDYIPYLDFLHMLTKKDIQNKAPWWTVVQNYGHEPTGLRDPIPAETRAMTYLNIGHGSKGFLYFIYQTESLWKGMVDENYVRGPKFTTVQTLLSEIKTLEPTLLSMTRIANVATTIGGGNTTSAAHPSADVTTHENLATGDKYLVVVNHDALNSANVTIKIDRAKLGMNITDITNVLTGTAVSYTTYPDRYEISALNFAAGDGKILKLTKSTVQTVYVGQDNDLTMFGGATKNNPDVSASDGKTALKTVATTNGWDFQWFWDKTKLVPGATYDLYAVVKIKYADDLYFDANGKPKFVTPTGNAFSYGVYDATTSSYPFGTTAVPASNMENMLWRTIKIGSFIPSQTNNQYAYIWPADNAANVKAVYVDKMYFVKQ; this is encoded by the coding sequence ATGAATCAAGCGAAAAAAGCGTTTGTTCTCCTGACGATTTGGCTGGCCATTTTTATATTTTGGGGAACCGGCAGGACCTCGGCAGCCGACTCGGACTTCATCGTCGAGGAAAATCAATTTCAATATTACAACGACGGCGTAACCGTGGCCGATGCGAGCGCGTTAAACGGGTCTGCCGGAAAAATGCTGAATACGAGCGTCAATTGGAACATCACGCACGTTCGCTCGGACTTCAGCGCCCTGCAGCCGGGGAAATCTTACGATGTCTTTTTTCGCATAAAAGTGAACCATGTTCCCGCGGCTCCTTCGGGCAACGCATTCGAGTTCGGCGTTTGGGATAATACGTACGGCGACTATATTCTCCCTCAAAAAGCCGTGCCTGCCAGCGCGACGCAGGATATGACGTGGAAAGAATTCAGGGCGGGGACGTTCGTGCCGAATGCCGGCGTCAATCAGCTTGTTTTTTTCGTAGCGGGAACCAATAACGCCAGTCAAATATCGGAAATCTACGTGGACCAAATCATACTCCGGCCGCACGCGCCGATCGATATTCAAGATAGCGACTTTATTTTGAGCGGCTCGTCTGTCCTGACCGCAAGCCCGCTCGCTTCAAATAACAGCGCGGCGATTCTGTACAATGGAGCCGGCAGCAACTGGAACGTCCAGGCGCCGATCGACGGCACGAAGCTGCGGACCGACGAAACGTACGATGTCACGGCGGTCGTGCAGATCGATCGGTCCAACTGGAACGCCTCCGCCGGCGACATTCTCGGCGTTCTGCTGTACGATACGACGACAGGCACCTACGTCGTGCCGCCCAAGGTCTACACGACGGCCAGCCCGGAAACGCAAGACAAATTCAAGTTCTACATCGGAATCAAGATCAATGCCGCGCCGCTCGCCCTGAATCCGACGCACGTCTATCGCGTAGGTTTCTATCAAGTGAACAACGCATCCAACTTTCCTTCTGTTAAAATCGACACCGTGACGGTTAGCGAAGCGCAGGTCAACGACAATCCCGCGCAGTCGATCACCGTCAAGCCTTATAAAATCTCTCCCGGCAACCAGGACGATCTGAACGATGCCGCGGGCATTACGTATTCCCTGGCAGCGCCGCAAACGATCAGCGCCAAAATCGTCGATAGCAGCGGCAGCCTGGTCAAAACGCTCGTGAGCGGCGCGAGTCAAAGCGGCACGGTGAAAATCTCGTGGGACGGCAGAAACAACGCCAACGCGATCGTAGCCAACGGAATGTACAAAGTCGTGGTCAGCAATGCTGGCGGGGAATTGTACCGAAAAAATATCCAGGTCATTACCGGCGTTACGTTAAGCGCGCCCGTGGCGCCCGCGCCTTTCGTGGCACGGGGAACCTGGTTCGAGGGAGGCGAGATCCCGTACCAATCCGCAGCCAGAATCTCTTATTTGAACAACAGCTTCCAGGATTTGAAGGATGCCGACATGAACGTGGTCAGCATTGCCAACTGGGTCGGCCCTGCTGCGGTATACACGGATACGTTAGACCGGGCGGCCGCTTACGGCATTAAAGTCATGGCTTTTCCGATGGCGTACGCCGTGTTCAGCAACCCGGCGCTGGAAAACGATGAGATCGCGTTATACAACGAGATCAACGATAAAATCGGTCCGATCAAAAATCACGCCGCCTTATATGCGTACGTCCTGAAAGACGAGCCCATGAATCTGGACGCGGAAAATGCGATTTTCCTGAGAAACGCCAAAAGAATAACGGAAACGATCGATCCCAACCATCAGGCGCTGATCGACTACGTTGCGCCGGAATATACGGAGTTCCACTACGACATCCAGCGGACGCAGACGCTGTTAACGGATCCTTACGGGGCGGCGCTGGGATATCCGGTCGGGGATTTTACCCATTACATGAATCATCCCTACTATTCGAATATCGATTATATCCCGTACCTGGATTTTCTCCATATGCTCACCAAAAAGGACATCCAGAACAAGGCGCCATGGTGGACCGTCGTTCAGAACTACGGACATGAGCCGACAGGCTTAAGAGATCCGATTCCAGCGGAAACGAGGGCCATGACGTATCTGAACATCGGCCACGGCTCCAAGGGGTTCCTGTACTTTATCTATCAAACCGAAAGCTTATGGAAAGGCATGGTCGACGAGAATTACGTTCGAGGGCCCAAGTTTACCACCGTGCAAACCTTGCTTAGCGAAATAAAGACGCTCGAGCCGACCCTTTTGTCGATGACCAGGATCGCGAACGTCGCGACGACGATCGGCGGCGGCAACACGACGAGCGCCGCTCATCCCAGCGCGGACGTGACGACGCACGAGAATCTGGCGACAGGAGACAAGTACCTGGTCGTCGTCAATCACGACGCTTTGAACAGCGCCAACGTCACAATTAAGATCGATCGGGCCAAACTCGGCATGAATATTACGGATATCACAAACGTCCTTACCGGCACGGCCGTCAGCTATACGACGTATCCGGATCGTTATGAAATCAGCGCCTTAAACTTTGCGGCGGGGGACGGAAAGATCCTCAAGCTGACGAAGAGTACTGTTCAAACGGTATACGTCGGCCAGGATAACGACCTGACCATGTTCGGCGGAGCCACGAAAAACAATCCGGACGTGTCGGCTTCGGACGGGAAAACAGCGCTGAAGACCGTAGCCACCACAAATGGATGGGACTTCCAGTGGTTCTGGGATAAGACGAAGCTCGTTCCCGGCGCAACGTACGATCTGTACGCGGTCGTTAAAATTAAATACGCCGACGACCTGTACTTCGACGCGAACGGGAAGCCCAAATTCGTAACGCCGACCGGGAATGCGTTCTCTTACGGCGTCTACGATGCGACGACGTCGTCGTATCCGTTCGGAACGACGGCCGTGCCCGCCTCCAATATGGAAAATATGCTGTGGCGCACGATCAAGATCGGATCGTTTATCCCTTCCCAGACGAATAACCAATACGCCTATATCTGGCCGGCGGATAATGCCGCCAACGTGAAGGCGGTTTACGTAGACAAAATGTATTTCGTAAAACAGTAG
- a CDS encoding M20 family metallopeptidase produces the protein MEVQEFDEKAHPAVRILDDLVRIQSVNPHYGEDARGERDVADYIEARMRKAGLKVTRQPVAEGRDNIIAELRVGKPESALLFEAHMDTVSIGSMDDALTPIYRDGKMYGRGACDTKGALAGMIHMMERCAAHPERLNADLVFCASVDEEYAYQGLRAFMSLDMPLTGAVVGEPTELGIVVEHKGCSRFSIRTFGVAAHSSVPHEGINAIYAMMDVVRHVREKVEPVLAQTSSALCGNPTIVVSTVSGGSQINIVPEACEIRIDRRIVPGESPERVLAEFERELRASLPGVRLSVEPLLLDPALHTPHDAAVVHTARRIAESLGLSPVLRGVSYGSNASKLQAWKGIPSIVYGPGSIAQAHSAQEWVPVAEVAQAAEFYYRLACGYKIEQEESARR, from the coding sequence ATGGAAGTGCAGGAATTCGACGAAAAGGCTCACCCCGCGGTGCGGATCTTGGACGATTTGGTGCGCATTCAAAGCGTTAACCCGCATTACGGAGAGGACGCGCGCGGAGAGCGGGACGTGGCCGATTATATCGAAGCGCGTATGCGCAAAGCGGGGTTAAAGGTGACCAGACAGCCGGTCGCCGAAGGCCGCGACAATATAATCGCCGAGCTTCGGGTTGGCAAGCCGGAATCCGCGCTGCTGTTCGAGGCGCATATGGACACCGTATCGATCGGGAGCATGGACGACGCGCTGACGCCGATTTATCGAGACGGCAAAATGTACGGCAGGGGCGCTTGCGACACGAAGGGCGCGCTGGCAGGCATGATCCATATGATGGAGCGCTGCGCCGCCCATCCGGAGCGCTTGAACGCGGACCTCGTCTTCTGCGCGTCGGTCGACGAGGAGTACGCCTATCAGGGCCTTAGGGCGTTCATGTCTCTTGATATGCCGCTCACGGGCGCCGTCGTCGGCGAGCCGACCGAGCTTGGCATCGTGGTCGAACACAAGGGATGCTCCCGGTTTTCCATTCGGACGTTCGGCGTAGCCGCCCACAGCTCGGTGCCGCACGAGGGGATAAATGCCATCTATGCGATGATGGACGTCGTCCGGCACGTAAGGGAGAAAGTCGAGCCGGTGCTGGCGCAGACGAGCAGCGCGCTATGCGGGAATCCGACGATCGTCGTCAGTACGGTGAGCGGAGGCAGTCAGATCAACATCGTGCCGGAAGCCTGCGAGATCCGGATCGACCGGCGCATCGTTCCCGGAGAATCCCCGGAGCGCGTACTGGCCGAGTTCGAGCGGGAGCTAAGGGCTTCTCTTCCAGGCGTCCGACTGTCGGTCGAGCCGCTGCTGCTCGACCCCGCGCTCCACACGCCGCACGACGCAGCGGTCGTCCATACGGCGCGGCGTATCGCCGAATCGCTCGGCCTAAGCCCGGTTCTACGCGGCGTATCTTACGGCAGCAACGCAAGCAAGCTGCAGGCCTGGAAGGGGATCCCGTCCATCGTGTACGGTCCGGGATCGATCGCGCAGGCGCACTCCGCGCAGGAATGGGTTCCCGTCGCGGAGGTCGCGCAGGCGGCCGAATTTTATTATCGGCTGGCTTGCGGCTACAAGATCGAACAAGAGGAGAGCGCGCGAAGATGA
- a CDS encoding RidA family protein yields MKKEIIRTDKAPKPSGSYSQAVKLGDMVYVAGTCPFDLVTGEVLFPGDMARQTQVVLEYMAQILIAAGTSTEHVVKVTSFIDELNDFAAYNDVYARFFQADPPARSTFEIVKFPPGMRVEIECIAYIPS; encoded by the coding sequence ATGAAAAAAGAAATCATACGTACCGATAAAGCGCCGAAGCCCAGCGGCTCCTATTCGCAGGCCGTCAAGCTGGGCGACATGGTCTACGTAGCGGGCACGTGTCCGTTCGATCTCGTTACCGGCGAAGTGCTGTTTCCCGGAGACATGGCGCGGCAAACGCAAGTCGTTCTGGAATATATGGCGCAAATCCTGATCGCGGCGGGCACTTCGACGGAACATGTCGTCAAAGTGACTTCCTTTATCGACGAGCTGAACGACTTTGCGGCATATAACGACGTTTACGCGCGGTTTTTCCAAGCGGATCCGCCCGCGCGCAGCACGTTCGAAATCGTTAAGTTTCCTCCCGGCATGCGCGTCGAGATCGAATGCATCGCCTATATCCCGTCATGA
- a CDS encoding MBL fold metallo-hydrolase: protein MHRLYPVMIQVDEGIYLVGSGKYGFRLSDPMDCNVYLLDGGNGKYAMVDAGGGMEPERIAANIERLGVSPTQIQVLLLTHGHGDHAAGAAYFQRQYGMQVMASEEIMPWIQSGDREKTSIDAAVRAGVYPADYEFPPCPVARGLRESDEIAIGDLVLKAIDTPGHARGHLSFLLERDGRKLLFGGDSVFAGGKVVIQNVWDCVISEYAATVEKLHGLRIDSLFPGHGVVLLTEAWRAVAEAHACFERLDVPPNL, encoded by the coding sequence ATGCATCGCCTATATCCCGTCATGATCCAGGTCGATGAAGGCATCTATCTGGTCGGCAGCGGAAAATACGGCTTTCGGCTCAGCGATCCGATGGATTGCAACGTTTATTTGCTGGATGGGGGAAACGGCAAATACGCGATGGTCGATGCCGGCGGAGGCATGGAGCCCGAGCGGATCGCGGCGAATATCGAGCGCTTGGGCGTCTCGCCGACGCAAATCCAGGTGCTGCTGCTCACGCACGGCCATGGCGACCATGCGGCCGGCGCCGCTTATTTTCAGCGACAATACGGCATGCAGGTGATGGCCTCCGAGGAAATCATGCCCTGGATCCAAAGCGGAGACCGGGAGAAGACGAGCATCGACGCAGCGGTCAGGGCGGGCGTCTATCCGGCGGATTATGAATTTCCGCCTTGTCCGGTAGCCAGAGGCTTGCGGGAGAGCGACGAGATCGCGATCGGCGATCTCGTGCTGAAGGCGATCGATACGCCCGGCCATGCGCGGGGGCATCTTTCCTTTCTGCTCGAACGAGACGGAAGGAAGCTGTTGTTCGGCGGCGACTCGGTATTCGCGGGAGGCAAGGTCGTCATTCAAAACGTCTGGGACTGCGTCATTTCCGAATACGCGGCTACGGTGGAAAAGCTGCACGGGCTCCGCATCGACAGCTTGTTCCCCGGGCATGGCGTCGTCTTGCTGACGGAAGCGTGGAGAGCCGTCGCCGAAGCGCATGCCTGCTTCGAGCGGCTTGACGTACCGCCGAACTTATAG
- a CDS encoding Gfo/Idh/MocA family protein gives MDKVRVGILGLGRWGMCHLEAFSSLGTAEVVAICDSSPERLEQAGKAYGIANLYQNADDLIRRDDIDLVSVVTFESQHLEPAVKALKSGKHAIVEKPVTTRPNEARAMQEAAAASGKLLFPGHLLRFDPRYAAIKEALQSDRVGAPVSMYMKRSREQFLFQTFQRVHTVFELMIHDIDLAIWYAGCRVRSVKAYGRSVRHSGAAAPEVLWANLEFEDGTLAVLNSSWTTPDQAGVEIADAIEVIGRSGTARFETSDGGLQFWNDAGRLTPDTDIHARLHGQSVGCLREQLTYICRCIGRGEAPTVISFSDAVHGVEVADAIVASCKSGREVSLEEPVVHE, from the coding sequence ATGGATAAAGTGAGAGTGGGAATTCTCGGCTTGGGCCGATGGGGCATGTGCCATCTGGAAGCGTTCAGCTCGCTCGGAACGGCGGAAGTCGTGGCGATATGCGACAGCTCCCCGGAACGCTTGGAGCAAGCCGGGAAGGCCTATGGCATTGCGAATCTGTACCAGAATGCCGATGACCTGATCCGGCGCGACGATATCGATCTCGTCAGCGTCGTCACCTTCGAGAGCCAGCATCTGGAGCCGGCCGTTAAAGCGTTGAAGTCGGGCAAACATGCCATCGTGGAAAAGCCGGTAACGACCAGGCCTAACGAGGCGAGGGCGATGCAGGAAGCGGCCGCCGCGAGCGGCAAGCTGCTGTTCCCGGGGCACCTGCTTCGCTTCGATCCGCGTTATGCCGCGATCAAGGAAGCCTTGCAGTCCGATCGGGTCGGCGCGCCGGTCAGCATGTACATGAAGCGTTCGCGGGAGCAATTTTTATTCCAGACGTTTCAGCGCGTTCACACCGTCTTCGAGTTAATGATCCACGATATCGATCTGGCGATCTGGTACGCCGGATGCCGCGTCAGAAGCGTGAAGGCTTACGGCAGATCCGTCCGCCATTCCGGCGCCGCCGCTCCGGAAGTGCTGTGGGCGAACCTCGAATTCGAGGACGGGACGCTGGCCGTGCTGAACAGCAGCTGGACGACGCCCGACCAGGCGGGCGTCGAGATCGCGGATGCGATCGAAGTGATCGGACGGAGCGGCACTGCCCGATTCGAGACGAGCGACGGGGGATTGCAGTTCTGGAACGACGCGGGCAGACTGACGCCCGATACGGACATTCATGCCAGGCTGCATGGACAATCGGTAGGCTGCCTGCGGGAGCAACTGACGTATATATGCCGTTGTATCGGACGGGGAGAAGCGCCGACCGTGATCTCTTTTAGCGATGCCGTTCACGGCGTCGAGGTCGCCGACGCGATCGTCGCCTCCTGCAAGTCGGGGCGTGAAGTGTCGTTAGAAGAGCCCGTCGTTCATGAATGA
- a CDS encoding fumarylacetoacetate hydrolase family protein, which translates to MKLMTYATDEGLRLGVRTKDGVVEIPLAGDWPRTMEALIAGGEPVVGRIEAHVREAVGTGAILREEDLTFGPCVPNPGKIICVGLNYREHAAESNMSIPEFPVLFNKFNNAVAAHGQTIPLPAYVKEGDYEVELAIVIGRTASGVSKDEALDYVFGYCIANDLSARDLQFRTNQWLLGKSLDHFCPIGPYLVTADEVGNPNDLELSCRLNGEVRQRSNTSDMIFYCDELVSYISEYMTLSPGDIILTGTPQGVIFGYPTEKREWLKDGDEIVLAIDKLGRLENRMRARTGE; encoded by the coding sequence ATGAAATTGATGACTTATGCAACGGATGAAGGACTAAGGCTGGGCGTCCGGACCAAGGACGGCGTAGTGGAAATTCCGCTGGCGGGGGACTGGCCGCGGACGATGGAGGCGCTGATCGCCGGCGGCGAACCGGTCGTCGGACGGATCGAGGCGCATGTGCGCGAAGCGGTCGGGACGGGCGCTATTTTGCGCGAAGAAGACCTGACGTTCGGCCCTTGCGTGCCGAATCCGGGGAAAATCATTTGCGTCGGGTTGAATTATCGCGAGCACGCCGCGGAATCGAACATGAGCATCCCCGAATTCCCCGTGCTATTCAACAAATTCAACAATGCCGTCGCCGCCCACGGACAGACGATTCCTTTGCCCGCATACGTAAAAGAAGGCGATTACGAGGTCGAGCTGGCCATCGTGATCGGCCGGACCGCGAGCGGCGTATCCAAAGACGAGGCGCTGGATTACGTTTTCGGCTACTGCATCGCCAACGACCTGTCGGCCAGGGATTTGCAGTTCAGGACGAATCAGTGGCTGCTCGGTAAAAGCCTGGACCATTTCTGTCCGATCGGCCCCTACCTGGTGACGGCCGACGAGGTCGGGAATCCGAATGACCTCGAACTGAGCTGCCGCTTAAACGGCGAAGTCCGGCAGCGTTCCAATACGTCGGACATGATCTTTTATTGCGACGAGCTGGTCAGCTACATTAGTGAATATATGACGCTCAGCCCGGGGGACATCATTCTTACGGGAACGCCCCAAGGCGTCATTTTCGGCTACCCGACGGAGAAGCGCGAGTGGCTGAAGGACGGGGACGAGATCGTGCTTGCGATCGACAAGCTGGGCAGGCTGGAAAATCGGATGCGCGCCAGGACGGGGGAGTGA